In Paroedura picta isolate Pp20150507F chromosome 6, Ppicta_v3.0, whole genome shotgun sequence, one genomic interval encodes:
- the C6H13orf46 gene encoding uncharacterized protein C13orf46 homolog: protein MKKHKTPKTPAIIYRRHLASMPFKTKPPPGTHRAVETPDLHKSKSVRLLGHSLTPELGGQIEKTLQEAEPSSTKEGAWNAEDDISCLKEIKKKVHESRKDKESDHKQEESAHKHTIAKQKDPALFVEIDLRDKVEEEKTEDISTEEKLLGKEEEALTAVSPSSWLCCLPIWMKQTKQKEKKE, encoded by the exons ATGAAGAAACATAAAACACCAAAGACACCAGCCATCATATACAGACGGCATCTAGCGAGTATGCCTTTCAAGACCAAACCACCCCCCGGGACCCACCGAGCTGTGGAAACTCCTGACCTTCACAAAAGCAAGAGTGTCCGGCTTCTGGGACATTCTCTTACACCTGAGTTAGGAGGGCAGATTGAGAAGACATTGCAAGAAGCTG AACCTTCGTCTACAAAAGAAGGGGCATGGAACGCAGAAGATGATATTAGCTG TCTCAAAGAGATCAAGAAGAAAGTACACGAGAGCAGAAAGGATAAAGAAAGTGATCACAAGCAAGAAGAATCAGCTCATAAGCACACAATTGCAAAACAG AAGGACCCAGCATTATTTGTGGAGATTGACTTGAGGGACAAAGTGGAAGAAGAG AAAACTGAAGATATTTCAACAGAAGAGAAACTActtggaaaggaagaggaagcTCTCACAGCTGT GTCTCCAAGCAGCTGGCTGTGTTGTCTTCCCATCTGGATGAAGCAGAcgaagcaaaaggaaaaaaaagagtag